A region of Streptomyces sp. NBC_01264 DNA encodes the following proteins:
- a CDS encoding IS3 family transposase (programmed frameshift), with the protein MRKHEVAPPSKYTPEFREEAVQIALRSSKTVSETARELELNPETLRGWVKKFQKRREPAADAELTVSERARLKELERRIREVEMENAFLKKCAGVLREGSPVARKYEFIETMRLDTAEYVFSVEFMCERLDVSKSGYYDWRRRPDSATAQRREELKLLVKKAFEVSDSTYGYRRIRAQLARWGHAAGLELVRQLMRELGLMPCQPRPKRFSLTQAAAGAVPDLVGRNFTADTPGEKLVGDITYIPTGEGWLYLATVIDCCTKEVIGYAMDDHYQTPLISRAIRNAARNRKLTKGAIFHSDRGSNYMSAEFGKALNRLGLRRSSGRTGICFDNAMAESFFGTLKNERVSRVTYLTLEAARQDITRYIEFWYNRKRLHSAVGYRPPQEVHAEYARLRIAA; encoded by the exons ATGAGGAAGCACGAAGTGGCACCGCCCAGCAAGTACACCCCGGAGTTCCGCGAGGAAGCAGTCCAGATCGCGCTCCGCTCCAGCAAGACCGTCTCGGAGACAGCCCGAGAGCTTGAATTGAACCCGGAGACACTCCGGGGCTGGGTGAAAAAGTTCCAGAAACGGCGTGAGCCGGCCGCTGACGCTGAGCTGACGGTGAGTGAACGCGCCCGGTTGAAGGAACTCGAACGCCGCATTCGCGAAGTCGAGATGGAGAACGCCTTCCTGAAAAAATGCGCGG GCGTACTTCGCGAAGGATCCCCGGTAGCACGCAAGTACGAGTTCATCGAAACGATGCGACTCGACACCGCGGAGTACGTATTTTCTGTCGAGTTCATGTGTGAGCGGCTCGACGTGTCCAAGTCCGGCTACTACGACTGGCGACGCCGTCCTGATTCTGCGACGGCTCAGCGGCGCGAGGAATTGAAACTGCTCGTCAAGAAAGCCTTCGAGGTGTCCGACAGTACGTACGGATACCGGCGCATCCGCGCCCAGCTGGCGCGCTGGGGGCACGCCGCCGGCCTGGAGCTCGTGCGCCAGCTCATGCGTGAACTGGGCCTGATGCCCTGCCAGCCCCGCCCGAAGCGGTTCAGCCTGACCCAGGCTGCGGCGGGCGCAGTGCCCGACCTCGTCGGCCGGAACTTCACCGCCGACACCCCGGGTGAAAAGCTCGTCGGAGACATAACCTACATTCCGACTGGCGAGGGCTGGCTTTATCTCGCGACGGTCATCGACTGCTGCACGAAGGAAGTCATCGGGTATGCGATGGACGACCACTACCAGACGCCTTTGATATCCCGGGCCATACGCAACGCAGCCCGCAACAGGAAGCTCACCAAGGGGGCAATTTTTCACTCCGATCGCGGAAGTAACTATATGTCAGCCGAGTTCGGGAAGGCGCTGAACCGGCTCGGCCTCCGCAGATCGTCTGGGCGCACCGGGATCTGTTTCGACAACGCGATGGCCGAATCGTTCTTCGGAACTCTGAAGAACGAGCGTGTCTCACGTGTGACTTACCTGACCCTCGAGGCCGCCCGGCAGGACATCACTCGCTACATCGAATTCTGGTACAATCGCAAACGCCTTCACTCGGCTGTCGGTTACCGGCCTCCGCAGGAAGTCCACGCCGAGTATGCAAGGTTGCGAATAGCCGCGTGA
- a CDS encoding helix-turn-helix domain-containing protein yields the protein MEVSRRLRIAPDTVRTWRRRFLEHGLDGFGDEPRPGVPRKITDADVERVIVKTLEETPKNATHWSTRSMAAATGMSQSTVSRIWRAFALAPHRSQTFKL from the coding sequence ATGGAGGTGTCGCGGCGGCTGCGGATCGCTCCGGATACGGTCCGCACCTGGCGGCGGCGCTTCCTCGAGCACGGCCTGGACGGTTTCGGAGACGAGCCACGGCCCGGCGTCCCCCGAAAGATCACCGACGCTGATGTCGAGCGGGTGATCGTGAAGACGCTGGAGGAGACGCCGAAGAACGCGACGCACTGGTCGACGAGGTCGATGGCCGCGGCCACGGGGATGTCGCAGTCGACGGTATCGAGGATCTGGCGGGCGTTCGCGCTGGCCCCGCACCGCTCGCAGACGTTCAAGCTGTAG
- a CDS encoding FUSC family protein, whose protein sequence is MHSRAVDRLRDQGPFAARILLIAAIGWQLALWAGAHNPPIYAALAPLMALRSDPFSSMTAVVMRVGGVMAGVALGLSLVTLLSPTLPAVVLVLGLALLIGIYVGPGTALNPQVGLSSLLVLSNPAPDAYGIARVWETALGGLATIVLAPLLWPPHPRRELEAIARDCSTRLSAALRSSVGALGDPSAARANRMLVADEAERLRHCREQSDQAQHAMRFNPLHRRDRKLVAHLAGRVRTVAQTAPYVDLLAVEADALSTRDGPSPVLLRAKEELPAIVEATARTIESMVRGREPDADAAAARRLLDRYRETDPQAMAVALRRPFHKILDACVPLPPLSAPPADPDGPHPAG, encoded by the coding sequence ATGCACTCACGGGCCGTCGACCGGCTCCGCGACCAGGGTCCCTTCGCCGCGCGCATCCTGCTCATCGCGGCGATCGGATGGCAGCTGGCGCTCTGGGCGGGAGCCCACAACCCACCCATCTACGCCGCCCTGGCCCCGCTGATGGCGCTGCGCAGCGACCCGTTCTCCTCGATGACCGCCGTGGTCATGCGCGTCGGCGGCGTGATGGCAGGGGTCGCCCTGGGCCTGTCCCTGGTCACCCTGCTCTCTCCGACCCTGCCCGCCGTCGTCCTCGTGCTGGGGCTGGCTCTGCTCATCGGCATCTACGTCGGGCCCGGGACGGCACTCAATCCGCAGGTCGGCCTGTCCTCCCTGCTCGTGCTCTCCAATCCGGCTCCGGACGCCTACGGCATCGCGCGCGTGTGGGAGACCGCGCTGGGAGGCCTGGCCACCATCGTGCTGGCGCCGCTGCTGTGGCCTCCGCACCCGCGCCGCGAGCTGGAGGCCATCGCGCGGGACTGCAGCACGCGCCTGTCGGCGGCGCTCAGGAGCAGTGTGGGCGCTCTGGGTGATCCCTCCGCGGCCCGCGCCAATCGCATGCTCGTGGCGGACGAGGCGGAGCGCCTCAGGCACTGCCGCGAACAGTCGGACCAGGCGCAGCACGCGATGCGGTTCAACCCGCTGCACAGGCGTGACAGGAAACTGGTCGCCCACCTCGCGGGCCGGGTGCGGACCGTGGCCCAGACCGCGCCCTACGTGGACCTCCTCGCGGTGGAGGCCGACGCGCTGAGCACGCGCGACGGGCCGAGCCCGGTCCTGCTGCGGGCCAAGGAGGAGCTGCCCGCCATCGTCGAGGCGACCGCCCGCACCATCGAGTCCATGGTGCGGGGGCGGGAGCCGGACGCCGATGCTGCGGCTGCGCGCCGATTGCTCGACCGGTACCGCGAGACCGACCCGCAGGCCATGGCCGTGGCCCTGCGCAGGCCGTTCCACAAGATCCTGGACGCGTGCGTACCGCTGCCCCCGCTGTCTGCCCCGCCGGCGGACCCGGACGGGCCGCACCCGGCGGGGTAG
- a CDS encoding NAD-dependent malic enzyme has protein sequence MAAIPARSGTGASPPVTRWNPDSQEWETTARGHEVLADPRLSKGTAFTAAERAALGLTGLLPPAVLTLDEQVLRAYGQFGELPDDINKNAYLTALQDRNEVLFHRLLLDHLAEMLPIVYTPTVGLAIEHYSHEYRTPRGVYLSVDAPEDVERALAACGRGPDEIDLIVATDAQAILGIGDWGVGGIDIAVGKLTVYTAAAGIDPARTLAVMLDVGTDRRELLDDPLYLGNRHPRETADAYDAFIDRYVTAAGTLFPNALLHWEDFAAPTARRILDRYRASLFTFNDDMQGTGAVNLAAVLAGARASGTPLVEQRIVIFGSGTAGIGIADQLCAAMTAGGLDTDAAQARFWCLDRPGLLTTAVADLRDFQLPYARPAGEVEHWEGAGTPAGIPLAEVVRQVHPTILIGTSAQTGAFTEQIVREMAAHVDRPVILPMSNPTSLSEATPQELITWTDGRALVASGSPFGPVTHQGVTYAIGQANNALVFPGLGLGAFVAGANRITDGMIAAAARAVATRTDTSGRGAPLLPLVDDLRATSEEVALAVASAAAEDGVARHTTVTRADVKRAMWWPHYHPVRAM, from the coding sequence ATGGCCGCGATACCCGCCCGCTCCGGGACAGGCGCCTCGCCGCCGGTGACCCGGTGGAACCCGGACAGTCAGGAATGGGAGACGACGGCCCGGGGCCACGAGGTCCTCGCCGATCCCAGGTTGTCCAAAGGCACGGCGTTCACCGCCGCCGAGCGTGCGGCCCTGGGGTTGACCGGGCTGCTGCCGCCGGCCGTGCTCACGCTCGACGAGCAGGTGCTGCGCGCCTACGGGCAGTTCGGGGAACTGCCCGACGACATCAACAAGAACGCCTACCTGACTGCCCTGCAGGATCGCAACGAGGTCCTGTTCCACCGGCTGCTGCTCGACCACCTCGCGGAGATGCTGCCGATCGTGTACACCCCCACGGTCGGCCTGGCCATCGAGCACTACAGCCATGAATACCGCACGCCACGCGGTGTGTACCTCAGCGTGGACGCCCCCGAGGACGTCGAACGCGCGCTGGCCGCCTGCGGGCGAGGTCCGGACGAGATCGACCTGATCGTCGCCACCGACGCGCAGGCGATCCTGGGCATCGGCGACTGGGGCGTGGGCGGGATCGACATCGCGGTCGGCAAGCTCACCGTGTACACGGCCGCGGCGGGCATCGACCCGGCCCGCACACTCGCCGTGATGCTCGACGTGGGCACCGACCGGCGCGAACTGCTGGACGACCCCCTTTACCTCGGCAACCGCCACCCGCGCGAGACGGCCGACGCCTACGACGCCTTCATCGACCGCTACGTCACGGCGGCCGGAACCCTCTTCCCCAACGCGCTGCTGCATTGGGAGGACTTCGCGGCCCCCACCGCCCGCCGTATCCTCGACCGGTACCGCGCATCGCTCTTCACCTTCAACGACGACATGCAGGGTACCGGCGCAGTCAACCTGGCCGCCGTTCTCGCCGGAGCAAGGGCCTCCGGTACCCCCCTCGTCGAGCAGCGCATCGTCATCTTCGGCTCCGGCACCGCCGGCATAGGCATCGCCGACCAGCTGTGCGCCGCCATGACGGCCGGAGGCCTCGATACGGACGCCGCGCAGGCCCGCTTCTGGTGCCTGGACCGCCCGGGGCTGCTCACGACCGCCGTCGCGGACCTGCGGGACTTCCAGCTCCCCTACGCCCGTCCGGCCGGTGAGGTGGAGCATTGGGAGGGCGCCGGCACCCCGGCGGGCATCCCGCTCGCCGAGGTGGTCCGCCAGGTCCACCCGACGATCCTGATCGGTACCTCGGCCCAGACCGGCGCCTTCACCGAGCAGATCGTCCGGGAGATGGCCGCTCACGTCGACCGCCCGGTGATCCTGCCCATGTCCAACCCGACCTCCCTGAGCGAGGCCACACCTCAGGAACTGATCACCTGGACGGACGGCAGGGCCCTGGTAGCCTCGGGGAGCCCGTTCGGCCCCGTTACGCACCAGGGCGTCACCTACGCCATCGGGCAGGCCAACAACGCCCTCGTCTTCCCCGGTCTCGGGCTGGGCGCGTTCGTCGCCGGAGCGAACCGGATCACGGACGGCATGATCGCCGCGGCGGCCAGGGCGGTCGCCACGCGCACCGACACCTCCGGCCGCGGCGCCCCCCTCCTGCCACTGGTCGACGACCTGCGCGCCACTTCCGAAGAGGTCGCGCTCGCGGTCGCCTCAGCCGCAGCCGAGGATGGTGTAGCCAGGCACACGACAGTCACGCGCGCGGACGTGAAGCGGGCGATGTGGTGGCCGCACTACCACCCGGTCCGCGCCATGTAG
- a CDS encoding cyclase: protein MDFACQAKPPIVGPQAFAIPAGVTATAPDAAAAGSTFPVSLATAPITVPGGVNGYTVRSISNLKLSMPIPANAVLTGKSLSGGSGLGSGVPSLTTSGSTLLLTVPGPIGGGQTFTLPVVHLDLTAGEKGTTVSTQLAGSSYSNPGLTFNASVPIFGFPVNVPTACYPSPNPVLSSTNVS, encoded by the coding sequence GTGGACTTCGCCTGCCAGGCAAAGCCGCCGATCGTCGGACCGCAGGCCTTTGCCATCCCTGCCGGCGTGACCGCAACCGCTCCTGACGCAGCCGCGGCGGGCAGCACTTTCCCGGTGTCGCTGGCCACCGCCCCGATCACCGTGCCGGGAGGGGTCAACGGTTACACCGTACGGTCCATCAGCAACCTGAAGCTGAGCATGCCGATCCCGGCCAATGCAGTGCTGACCGGGAAGTCCTTGTCAGGCGGTTCCGGACTGGGATCGGGCGTCCCAAGTCTCACGACCAGCGGCAGCACCCTGCTCCTGACAGTGCCCGGGCCGATCGGCGGCGGCCAGACCTTCACCCTGCCCGTCGTCCACCTGGACTTGACGGCGGGGGAAAAGGGCACCACCGTCAGTACCCAACTCGCCGGGAGCAGCTACTCGAACCCGGGCCTGACCTTCAACGCCAGCGTCCCGATCTTTGGCTTCCCCGTCAACGTGCCCACCGCCTGCTACCCGTCACCGAACCCAGTGCTCAGCAGCACGAATGTGAGCTGA
- a CDS encoding YncE family protein, whose translation MAVLAPRTADTYTYVANTGPGKVRVFDTATNALVASIDTGPGSGPVQVAASRNGKLVYVTERDS comes from the coding sequence ATGGCGGTACTCGCGCCACGAACCGCCGACACGTACACCTACGTCGCCAACACGGGCCCGGGCAAGGTGCGGGTGTTCGACACAGCCACCAACGCCCTCGTAGCGAGCATCGACACCGGGCCGGGTAGCGGTCCCGTCCAGGTGGCCGCATCTCGGAACGGGAAGCTCGTCTACGTGACGGAGCGGGACTCGTAG
- a CDS encoding transposase family protein has protein sequence MTPAEVRACRSILSDPRKPRGVRHGLVYVLALAACAVLTGATSLLAISEWAADASLAVLHRIGARRCPLTGIRLLAARWGGCGRSRGGSARPARSRRLP, from the coding sequence GTGACCCCTGCGGAAGTCCGTGCCTGCCGCAGTATCCTCTCCGATCCGCGCAAGCCCCGCGGTGTGCGCCACGGCCTGGTGTATGTGCTGGCGCTGGCCGCCTGCGCCGTGCTGACCGGCGCGACCTCGCTCCTGGCCATCAGCGAGTGGGCTGCCGATGCGTCATTGGCGGTCCTGCACCGCATCGGCGCCCGTCGCTGCCCGTTGACCGGCATCCGGTTGCTGGCCGCACGCTGGGGTGGGTGCGGACGCTCGCGCGGTGGTTCGGCACGTCCGGCAAGGTCGCGCCGTCTGCCGTGA
- a CDS encoding acyl-CoA thioesterase, with the protein MTLRFLAEPSSVNFGGKVHGGALMKWIDAAGYACAAAWSRHYCVTVSVGNIQFRKPVRVGNLVEIQARIAATGRSSMHIHVTVAAGDPRADALERTTDCLIVFVAVDGDGAPVPVPPFEPRTAHEHRLARYATDLKQAHQALEAIKP; encoded by the coding sequence ATGACCTTGAGATTCCTGGCCGAACCGAGCTCGGTGAACTTCGGTGGGAAGGTGCACGGCGGTGCGTTGATGAAGTGGATCGACGCCGCCGGATACGCGTGTGCGGCGGCGTGGTCCCGTCACTACTGCGTCACTGTCAGCGTGGGCAACATCCAGTTCCGCAAACCCGTCCGGGTGGGCAACCTGGTCGAGATCCAGGCACGCATCGCGGCGACCGGCCGCTCCAGCATGCACATCCACGTGACGGTGGCGGCCGGCGACCCCCGTGCGGACGCCTTGGAGCGCACCACCGACTGCCTCATCGTCTTCGTCGCCGTGGACGGGGACGGGGCCCCCGTCCCCGTCCCGCCGTTCGAGCCACGGACCGCACACGAGCACCGGCTCGCCAGGTACGCCACCGACCTCAAGCAGGCCCACCAGGCCCTGGAGGCGATCAAACCCTGA
- a CDS encoding phosphatidylinositol-specific phospholipase C, with protein sequence MIKVRRVASRSAVLAAVLAGLTFGPAVPALADQTTGYSHDSSIGLTSTDWMARLPNSTLLSEISIPGTHDSGASLSGGDIALTQSMDLVTQLKSGIRAWDIRLGDSSGRLVVYHGIARQGQDFQNDVLGAADAFLKAHPTEVILMRVAQEQPASDFAGRVHSYASADPRVYRGLSDNPPLSEIRGKIVILQDFPSPTREGIPWANSGWSVQDDYNMSNNWDLARKWRGVAAQMDAASSGPAAKFYVNFLSASGGSFPYFAASGHSSPGTGAPNLLTGWTRGIINSCSWSANCIKEYSSVNCFLGTCSVAFQGVNMLATQKINEAQSVHHRYGIVYADFPGAGLIQSVINSNAGPVTTTS encoded by the coding sequence ATGATCAAGGTTCGCCGCGTTGCCTCACGGTCGGCAGTTCTGGCGGCCGTACTGGCCGGCCTGACCTTCGGCCCGGCCGTACCTGCCCTCGCTGACCAGACCACGGGATACTCACACGACAGCAGTATCGGACTGACCTCCACCGACTGGATGGCCCGACTGCCCAACTCGACACTCCTGAGTGAAATATCCATCCCTGGCACCCATGACAGTGGCGCTTCACTCTCCGGGGGAGACATTGCCCTCACGCAGTCGATGGACCTGGTGACACAGCTGAAGTCGGGGATCCGCGCCTGGGACATCCGGCTGGGAGACTCATCAGGCCGGCTGGTCGTCTATCACGGCATCGCACGACAAGGACAGGACTTCCAGAACGACGTACTCGGGGCTGCCGACGCCTTTCTCAAGGCGCACCCGACCGAGGTGATTCTGATGCGGGTCGCACAGGAGCAGCCCGCATCCGACTTTGCCGGCCGGGTGCACAGCTATGCGTCCGCGGACCCGCGCGTCTACCGCGGCCTCAGCGACAACCCGCCGTTGAGCGAAATCCGCGGCAAGATCGTCATCCTCCAGGACTTCCCTTCGCCTACCCGGGAGGGCATTCCCTGGGCCAACAGCGGCTGGTCTGTCCAGGACGACTACAACATGTCCAACAACTGGGACTTGGCCCGTAAATGGCGCGGCGTTGCAGCCCAGATGGACGCGGCAAGCTCCGGACCGGCCGCGAAATTTTATGTGAACTTCCTCAGTGCTTCGGGCGGGTCATTTCCGTATTTCGCTGCCAGCGGTCATTCCAGCCCAGGTACCGGTGCACCCAATCTACTGACCGGCTGGACACGAGGCATCATCAACTCATGCAGCTGGTCTGCCAATTGCATAAAGGAGTACTCCAGTGTGAACTGCTTCCTGGGCACGTGCTCGGTGGCTTTCCAGGGCGTGAACATGCTGGCTACCCAGAAGATCAATGAAGCCCAAAGCGTGCACCACCGCTACGGGATCGTCTACGCCGATTTTCCCGGCGCCGGGCTGATCCAGAGCGTCATCAACTCGAACGCCGGCCCTGTCACGACTACGTCTTGA
- a CDS encoding ISAzo13 family transposase, with amino-acid sequence MAEGIESELAETLALLLPCLDERQQRLVLGAVARVRGHGGIRLVAGAAGVAESTVSRGLRELVQGAVPDGRVRAAGAGRKRLRDIDPDLVPALLALVEPEERGDPQSPLRWTVKSTRALAAELSRQGHWVGHDTVAGLLRSEGFSLQGTSRTTEGARHPDRDAQFRYINEQATAHLADGQPVISVDAKKKETLGRYAVGGREWHRAGQPVEVRAHDFPEKGALKAVPYGIYDIGTDAGWVSVGCDGDTAAFAVATLRRWWDGEGRHRYPDASRLLITADAGGSNGYRVRAWKRHLAEFALATGLSVSVCHFPPGTSKWNKIEHRLFSQISINWRGRPLTSHEVVVNTIGATRTRTGLTVHAELDPDAYPTGVTVPDDIMERLPLTPHEWHGTWNYTLRPEPLAPFIQQPRDRAFGRFPAGDKLPAWLRHPSLTGLEPAAFDDLVTRYRTWCDEHPPILLPGKRPDGGPGAGGRRLSAADHLTVFLLAKRWTMAQAPLAEATGLTKNRIGATLRETTPVLAALSHTVPTGPLTVTSAQQLAQIAGHNLTAP; translated from the coding sequence GTGGCGGAGGGAATCGAGTCGGAGCTGGCGGAGACGTTGGCGTTGTTGTTGCCGTGTCTGGATGAGCGTCAGCAGCGGTTGGTGCTGGGCGCTGTCGCCCGTGTGCGGGGGCACGGCGGGATTCGGCTGGTGGCTGGTGCTGCGGGGGTGGCGGAGTCCACGGTGTCGCGCGGGCTGCGGGAGCTGGTACAGGGTGCGGTGCCCGATGGTCGGGTTCGGGCGGCGGGTGCGGGACGGAAGCGGCTGAGGGACATCGATCCTGACCTGGTACCGGCTTTGCTGGCGCTGGTCGAGCCGGAAGAGCGGGGGGATCCGCAGTCGCCGCTGCGGTGGACGGTGAAGTCCACCCGGGCCCTGGCCGCCGAGCTGTCGCGGCAGGGCCACTGGGTCGGCCATGACACGGTGGCCGGGCTGCTGAGGTCCGAGGGTTTCTCCCTGCAGGGCACCTCCCGGACGACCGAGGGCGCCCGGCACCCGGACCGCGACGCCCAGTTCCGCTATATCAACGAGCAGGCCACCGCACATCTTGCGGACGGACAGCCGGTGATCAGCGTGGATGCCAAGAAGAAGGAGACCCTGGGCCGGTACGCGGTCGGCGGGCGGGAGTGGCACCGGGCCGGGCAGCCGGTCGAGGTCCGCGCTCACGACTTCCCGGAGAAGGGCGCGCTCAAGGCCGTGCCATACGGGATCTACGACATCGGCACGGACGCCGGCTGGGTCTCAGTGGGCTGCGACGGCGATACCGCGGCGTTCGCCGTGGCCACCCTGCGTCGCTGGTGGGACGGTGAGGGACGGCACCGCTACCCGGACGCGTCCCGTCTACTGATCACCGCCGACGCGGGCGGCTCCAACGGATACCGGGTCCGCGCCTGGAAGCGACACCTCGCCGAATTCGCCCTGGCCACGGGCCTGTCAGTGTCGGTGTGCCATTTCCCTCCGGGCACTTCGAAGTGGAACAAGATAGAGCACCGGCTGTTCTCCCAGATCAGCATCAACTGGCGCGGCAGGCCCCTGACCAGCCACGAAGTCGTCGTCAACACCATCGGCGCCACCCGCACCCGCACCGGGCTCACCGTCCACGCCGAACTCGACCCCGACGCCTACCCCACCGGCGTCACCGTTCCCGACGACATCATGGAGCGGCTTCCGCTCACCCCGCACGAGTGGCACGGCACTTGGAACTACACCCTGCGCCCCGAACCTCTGGCACCGTTCATTCAGCAGCCCCGTGACCGGGCTTTCGGCCGATTCCCCGCCGGCGACAAGCTTCCCGCCTGGCTCCGGCATCCCAGCCTCACCGGCCTGGAACCCGCCGCCTTCGACGACCTCGTCACCCGCTACCGCACCTGGTGCGACGAACACCCGCCCATCCTGCTGCCCGGCAAACGCCCCGACGGCGGCCCTGGCGCAGGCGGCCGACGACTCTCCGCCGCCGACCACCTCACCGTATTTCTTCTCGCCAAGCGCTGGACCATGGCCCAGGCCCCGCTCGCCGAGGCGACCGGCCTGACCAAGAACAGGATCGGCGCGACCCTCCGGGAAACCACCCCCGTCCTCGCCGCACTCAGCCACACCGTTCCCACCGGCCCTCTCACCGTGACCTCAGCTCAGCAACTCGCTCAGATCGCCGGACACAACCTCACAGCCCCATGA
- a CDS encoding cold-shock protein, with amino-acid sequence MPAGTVKWFNDEKGFGFIAPENGSADVFVHHSAIIAKGFRTLNEADRVTFDVEKGPKGLQAVNVVVTPLVRADGPIPRG; translated from the coding sequence ATGCCTGCAGGAACAGTGAAGTGGTTCAACGATGAAAAGGGTTTCGGGTTCATCGCCCCAGAGAACGGTAGCGCCGATGTCTTTGTTCATCACAGCGCCATCATCGCCAAGGGTTTCAGGACGCTCAATGAGGCGGACCGGGTGACCTTCGACGTGGAGAAGGGCCCGAAGGGCCTCCAGGCCGTGAACGTGGTCGTCACTCCCCTTGTCCGGGCCGACGGTCCCATCCCCCGAGGCTGA
- a CDS encoding NADP-dependent oxidoreductase has protein sequence MRAVVSKSHGKIEEVVGLATVDEPPLRPSDLRVEMRAASVNPIDWLIVAGALRVLPDEAFPLRLGSDGAGVVTAVGADVTGFSVGDQVFFRVAPDRTGTFATVAVVDAALAARMPASVSFAEAAGIPLVALTAWQGLVEQARVEAGQRLLVHGGAGAVGAAVVQIARHLGLHVTATAGAEDADWVRDLGAEQVIDYRTQSFEDAAEAYDVVFDTVGGQTQDRSLSVLRRGGTLVSVLGVPDAEQKAKLHDVTVRPFFMRPDGAQLARIAALVDTGGLRSRTDRVFPLEDAPQALIRSASGHAKGKVIISMGG, from the coding sequence GTGCGTGCTGTTGTATCGAAGTCCCACGGAAAGATCGAAGAAGTCGTCGGTTTGGCTACCGTGGACGAACCCCCGCTGCGCCCCTCCGACCTGCGGGTGGAGATGCGTGCGGCCAGCGTGAACCCCATCGACTGGCTGATCGTGGCCGGGGCGCTGCGGGTCCTGCCCGACGAAGCCTTCCCCCTGCGGCTGGGCAGCGACGGCGCGGGCGTGGTCACTGCCGTCGGTGCTGACGTCACCGGCTTCTCGGTCGGTGACCAGGTCTTCTTCCGTGTGGCCCCGGACCGTACCGGCACCTTCGCCACCGTCGCCGTGGTCGATGCCGCGCTGGCCGCGCGGATGCCGGCCTCAGTGAGCTTCGCCGAGGCCGCCGGCATCCCGCTGGTGGCGCTCACGGCATGGCAGGGCCTGGTCGAGCAGGCCCGGGTGGAGGCGGGGCAGCGGCTGCTGGTCCACGGCGGGGCCGGGGCGGTCGGTGCCGCGGTGGTGCAGATCGCCCGGCACCTGGGGCTGCACGTCACGGCGACGGCGGGAGCGGAGGACGCGGACTGGGTCCGCGACCTGGGCGCGGAGCAGGTCATCGACTACCGCACTCAGTCCTTCGAGGACGCCGCAGAGGCATACGACGTCGTGTTCGACACGGTCGGCGGGCAGACACAGGACCGCTCGCTCTCCGTCCTCAGGCGCGGGGGCACCTTGGTGTCGGTCCTCGGCGTCCCGGATGCCGAGCAGAAGGCGAAGCTGCATGACGTGACCGTCCGGCCGTTCTTCATGCGGCCGGACGGCGCACAGCTGGCCCGGATAGCGGCGCTGGTCGACACGGGTGGGCTTCGCTCCCGCACCGACCGCGTCTTCCCCCTGGAGGACGCCCCCCAGGCCCTCATCCGCAGCGCTTCGGGTCACGCCAAGGGCAAGGTCATCATCTCGATGGGCGGGTGA